Below is a genomic region from Telmatobacter sp. DSM 110680.
ACATCCGCGAGCTTGTGATTCTGCTCGGGCAAGAGGGGGCGCGATTCATCACCATTACCGCAACTGAACTTCCCATGAACCAGGGCTTCTGCCTCGAATATCTGTGGGACTTGAACGGCAAACTGCTCGGCTTTCCTTTCTATCCAACATGCAACACAATGCCGAGCATCTATGACATTTGCGAAGCAGCCGATTGGATCGAACGAGAAATCCACGAGGAATTCTCGATTGAATTTACCGGACGCGTCTACGAACCCCTTCTGCTTCGGGAGAACGACCACACCGGCGTGAATCTGCACGAGGTGGCGAAATGAGTTACAAGCTTCCGATGGGCCCGTTTCATCCAGGCCTCGAAGAGCCTTACAAGCTCGAGATGATCTGCGAAGGAGAAACCATTTGTGATGCCAAGCTGCATATAGGATTCAATTTTCGCGGCATCGAACACTTGGCGGAAACGCGTAATTACATTCAGTTGATTGCGCTCATGGAGCGTGTCTGTGGCATCTGCTCGTTTATTCACACGCTCACCTTATGTCAGGCTCTCGAGAACCTCACCGGCCTCGAACCTCCACCCCGGGCTCTTTATATCCGCGTCATCATGGCAGAGCTTGAGCGGCTGCACTCACACGTGCTTTGGGCCGGAATTGCCGCCAAACTCATGGGATTCAAAACGCTATTCATGGCATGTTTCGCATACCGCGAAAAAGTCATGGACATGCTCCAAACCATCTCCGGGAACCGCGTGAATTATTCGATGAACCGCATCGGAGGCGTGAACCGCGATATCGTAGACCCCGATACGGTGCTGAAGATGGTCAATCTCCTCGAAGGTGAAATCGCCCGTGAACTCGTTCCTGTGTTCACAAGTAGTTACACTGCAAAGTCGCGATGTGCAGGTATTGGAATTCTTACTCGCGAGAAAGCGAAGTCTTGCGGAGTTGTAGGTCCCACCGCACGAGCTTCAGGGCTTCCTCAGGACCTTCGCCGTGCGGCTCCCTACGCTGCTTATTCAGAGATGGAATTCGAGGTCCCAGTAGAGACGGCAGGCGATGTACAAGCTCGGCTTCTGGTTCGTGCACACGAGATTCTTCAAAGCTGCCGCATTCTTCGGCAGGCGATCGCCAAGCTTCCTCCGGGCGAGTTCGCTCGCAGCGAAGCAAAACTGACGTTTGAGACAAGCACGGCCGTCAGCCGCGTTGAAGCCCCTCGCGGCGAAGTCGTATATAGCGTCAGTTGGAAAGAAACCTCACGCACACCGAGTCGAGTTCACGTGCGCACCCCGACGTATGTCAACATGCCGGCCGTGCGTTGGATGGTTCTTGGTGCGCGAGTTGCTGACGCACCCCTCATTCAGGCATCCATCGATCCCTGTTACTCATGCACAGATCGTTGACTTAAAAACACCCACGTTCAACCCGAGGCAGAATCTGAATATCTGGATGCATGGTGCGAACGTTGATCTGATTCTGTCGAAGAGCGCACCTCCCGAAAAACGCCTCTCCGCGAACAATGTATCAGCGGAGACTGCCACGAATCGGCCCCTCAAGTCCGGTCACTTCATTCAAGTCGGCCCGAAAAAGTGGATCGCCGGATCGCGCAAACGGGGCATCTCACTTGCGTGCACGGCAAAGCTTCGTTAGGCGCAAGGTATATCATTTCAGAAGGATGTCAACACGACTCTAACTCGTGTCCAGCTGTCTTTTGCGACTTCCTCGTCCCTCGGGCAGTTTCTGAAAACTCAACATGAGTGATTCCACGCGGTCGGATAAGAAACCTGTCCCCAACCAGCCCGGTCCACCGGGTATTGGGACCCCGTTTGCGGGTGAGAGTTCCCCAGGAAACATCCCGAGTCAAGAGAACCCGCCGCAATTCGATCCGAACGCCACCATCATCGACACCACATCCCGATTCGATCCCGCAGCTCAGTTCGTGGATGCCGATGCCACTATCATTGATTTTCAGGTCAAGAAGCCGGACGCGAACGCCACAGTTCCGCCAGTTAATTTCGTTCGACCTTCCCCGTCGCCGCGATCTCCATCTCCCGGCACGATCGCCAACTCTAAAGCCAGTGCCGCCGAAACCATGCTCGGTGAATTGCTCGGCGGCCGTTATCAGCTCCTGCAGTTGCTTGGTGAGGGCGGCATGGGAGCCGTTTACAAGGCTCGAGATCTTGAACTGGAGCGGGAAGTCGCGCTCAAAGTGATCAAGCCTGAGATGGCGGATCATCCTGAGATACTGCAACGCTTCAAGCAAGAGCTGATCCTTGCCCGCCAGGTCACGGACAGGAATGTGATCCGCATCTTCGATATCGGCGAAGCGGGAGGAATCAAGTTCATCACGATGGAGTATCTGGAAGGCGAAAACCTCAATCAGATACTGAGCGCGCGGGGAAAGCTTGAGATCACCGAAGCGGTCGGCATCATGGAGCAGGTGGCCTGCGGATTGGCCGCCGCTCACCGCGAAGGAATCATCCATCGCGATTTGAAGCCGGGCAACATCATGCGCGATAAGAGTGGCCGCGTGGTGGTGATGGATTTCGGACTCGCACGCACGTTTTCCGGCGATGGTATGACCCGCGCTGGCGCCATGCTTGGGACGATCGAATATATGTCCCCCGAGCAAGCCCAGGGAATGGAACTGAAGGCCAGCTCGGACATCTTTACCTTCGGTTTGATTCTGTATGAGCTGCTGGCGGGAGTTACGCCATTTTATGCGGAAAGCGCGATCGCAAGTCTACTGAAGCGCACGCAGCAACGCGCCGTACCACTGGCCGAAGTGGACAAGCACATTCCCGGTAAGCTGAGCAACATCGTCAGCAAATGTCTCGAGAAGGATCCGGCAAACCGTTATCAAAATGCTGAGGAACTTGATGCCGATCTCCGTGCCTGGCAAGGCAGAGGGGGAGGGAATAAAGTCTCCGCTTCCTCCGCGCAGTTGCGCCTGAATCGCATTCGAGAGCTTCCGTGGCCTCGCCTCGCTATTGCAGGTATTTTGATTTTGGCGATTGCAGCCGGAATTGCCTGGTACGTCATCGAGAGACAACCGTCCGCCAGATTGTTGGCCCATGCCCCGGTCTCGGTTCTGGTTGGCGACTTTGCAAATCATACGGGCGATCCGGTTTTGGATAACACACTTGAGCCGATGCTGGGTGTGGCCCTCGAGGGCGCCAGTTTTATCAACTCCTATAGCCGCGGGGACGCGCGCAAGCAGGCGGGCAAGCTCCCGAACCCCTCCGACAAGCTCGATGAGCAATCTGCCCGACTGGTGGCCGTGAACCAGGGTGTCAACGCGGTTATCACGGGCGACATTAGCTTGCGGGGTGATCAATACGAAATTTCGGCCGTCGCGCTGGATGCTGTCAGCGGAAAAGTGCTCGCAAAAGCCGAGGTCACCGTTGCTGACAAGCAGCAGATCTTGAGTGACCTTCCCAAGGTGGCTGCGCCACTTCGCCAGGCTTTAGGCGACACCACGGCGCCGTCTGTCCAATTCGGTGAGGTGAGCGGAGGGTTTACCGCTGCATCCCTCGAGGCAGTTCACCAGGATGCTCTTGGTGTTGACGAGCAGTTCGCCGGCAAGTTTCAGGAGGCGTTCGATTCGTTCCAGAAGGCTGCAGAGTTGGATCCAAAGTTTGCGCGAGCGTACACCGGTATGGCGGCAATGGCCCAGAACTTAGGACGGCCAGGGGATGCCGTGAAATACATGAACTTGGCGATGGAACACGTAGACCGCATGACCGAACGGGAACGCTATCGCAATCGCGGCTTGTACTACCTGACCACCGGCGACTGGCAAAAGTGCGTTCAAGAGTACTCTCAGCTCGTCACTCACTACCCCGCTGATCGCGTAGGACAGAACAACCTTGCAAGCTGCTATACGCAAGTTCGCAACGCGCCAAAGGCGCTGGAAGCCGCGCAACACGCCGTTGAGATTGTGCCAAAAGGAGTGGGACCGCGGCTGAATCTTGCTTTTATCAGCGCCTTCGCGGGCGATTTTGCTGCAAGTGAAAAACAAGCGCGCACGGCCCTGGATATCAGTCCGTCGGCCGCGCAAGGGTACCTCGCGCTCGCCGAGGCACAACTTGGACAGGGGCAGGTCGAAAAAGCTGCTGACACTTACCACCAGCTCGAAAAATCTGGACCGCTGGGCGCATCTACTGCCAACGCTGGACTCGCCGATCTTGCGGCTTACCAAGGGAAGTATGAAGAGGCATCACGCCTCCTGACACAGGGAGCCACTGCCGATCTGGCCGCCAAGATGTCTGACAACGCAGCAAGGAAATATGCGGCTCTCGCGAACATGGATGAATTGCAGGGACACCATGCTACAGCGCTCTCAGAAGTTGCAAGCGCCCTGGCAAACAGCCAGTCGACTCAGATTGAGTTCCTCGCGGCAAGCATCGATGTCGATGCCGGAGATCTGCCTAAAGCGCAGAAGCTTGCGACCAGCCTCTCGTCTGCGCTCACCAGCGAGTCGCAAGCCTACGGCAAGATCGTTGCGGGGCTGATCGCTCTCAAGCGGAAAGATCCGAATGAGGCAGTTAAGCAAATCACGGCCGCAAACAATCTGCTCGATACCTGGATTGGCCGGTTTGATTTGGGACGCGCCTATCTTGAAGCAGGAGCATTCACAGAGGCTGACTCAGAGTTTGATCAGTGCGCAAAGCGGCGCGGCGAGGCGATCGAACTCTTCATGGATAACGTGCCGACTTATTCCTATTTCCCGGCCGTGTATTACTATCAGGGCCGCGTGCGTGAAGGCATGAAGAGCGAGGGGTTCGCGGACTTTTATAAAACCTATCTCAGCATTCGCGGGCAGTCGCTTGACGATCCACTGGTTCAAGAAATTCACCGTCGCATCGGCAAATAAGCCAACTAAACTGGAGATGTTTGCAACAGGGCAGTTGTTGGGTTCTTCGATTTTCGCGGCTCATGCGGGATTATCCCGCTCAATCCGATGACGGAAAAACGGCCGCAGCTGAGAACTAAGGTATGCGAGTCGACTTGAGATTGCGATACGAGATATCTATCTACTCGCTAATACTCCAAAAACTGAGAGATGACGTCAAAAGAAAGTGCCGGTGCTTACCGGCACTCGTCGTTATTAGCCTCCAAGCTCGGTTGCATGCTCGATCCGCGCTGCTGTTCTGCACGGTCAGTTTCCCGAGAGCGAAAGAGTCTGCGTGCCGGCCTGGGTGTTATCAGTGACTGAGAGGTTCGCGGACACGGCCTTTCCTCCAGAATTGAATGTCACCGAGATGGTGCAACTCTTACCCGCAGCGAGCGAACTCGACGCACTGGGGCAGGTGTTAGTTTGCACGAAGTTGCCTGGGTTCGCACCCGTGAAGCCTATGCTGATGATGATTAACGGCGTTGTTCCCGTGTTGCTGAGGGTCACAGTTTTGGGTGAGCTGCTTTTGCCGGAAGTGACCGTCCCGAAACTCAGGCTTGCTGGAGAGAGGGTCGCAACTGCATAGACCGCGTTTACGGCCTTTGTCACTGGCGCAGCTGCTGAGTAGTTCGAGTTCCCTGCCTGATTGGCAGTCACCGAACAGGTTCCCGCGCCACTGGTCATCGTGTAGTTTGCACCTGCATTACTGCAAGCCCCCGAACTCGTGAAGGTCACCGGGTTCCCGCTCGCGCCGCCTGTAGCCGCCACGGTAAAGCTGCTCTTGTAGACAGCGCTCGCCGGAGGATTAGTCGTGAAGGTTATTGTCTGCGCGGCTTGGGTTGCGGTTACAGTCTTCGTAATTGGCGCCGCCGCCGCGTAGCTGGCATTGCCCGCCTGGTTGGCGATCACGGAACATGTTCCCATGCCGCTCGTCATTGTGTAAGTTGCACCTGCATTGCTGCATGCCCCGGAACTTGTGAAGGTCACCGGATTTCCGCTCGCGCCGCCCGTAGCCGCGACGATGAAGCTGCTCTTGTAAACAGCACTCGCCGGAGGATTGGTTGTGAACGTGATGGCCTGCGCGATCGGGGTCGCAGTTACAGTCTTAGTAACCTGTGCGGCTGCCGCGTAGCTGGAATTGCCTGCCTGGTTGGCAATCACCGAACAGGATCCAGTGCTGCTGTTCATCGCGTACGTTGCCGTGCCCGGCGTCGTACCCGTAATGCTGCAGACCCCGGAACTAGTGAAGGTCACCGGATTCCCGCTCGCACCGCCCGTTGCCGCTACCGTGAAGCTGCTCTTGTTGGCAGCGCTGGCCGGAGGATTGGTGACGAACGTGATCGTCTGCGGGATCAGAACCAACGCACTCAGCATGACCGGCTGCGGACTGCCCGGAGCATTGTCCATAATCTGCAGGGTCGCAGACTGTGGCGTGTAGTACGGACCCGCAACGAAAGCGATCGTGATCGTGCAGCTTTTCCCAGCGGCTAACGGATTCGGACAGAGATTCACTGCGACAAATTCGTTGGAGTTTCCTCCCTGCACGATCGATAGAACAGGTTGGTTGATGGTGACGGGTGCCGTTCCGACGTTGGACACCGTGATGCCCTTGGTCGTGATGCTTCCTTGAGGTACGGTGCCAAAGTTGATGCTGGCTGGAGATACGGTGACTACGGGTCCGGTCGCATTTACAAACTTCGTCACCTGCGGCGCCGCGGAGTAGTTCGTATTGCCCGGCTGGTTGGCGATCACCGAGCAAGTTCCAGTGCTGTTGGTCATAGTGAAGGTGGCGCCCACATTGCTGCACGATCCCGCACTTGTGAAGACTACCGGAAGCTGGCTGGTGCTTGTGGCAGCGACCGTGAAGATGCTGTTGAATGCGGCGCTCGCCGGAGGATTGGTCGTGAATGTGATCGTTTGACCTGACTCTTGTATGGTCAAAGTCCCGCTCACATAAAGGAACGAGTAATTGGCCGCAGCCAAAGATCCGGTTGACACCGTGATCGGATATGCGCCGGCATTGCTCGCCGATGTGGCAGTGGTCGAGAGCGCGGGGGCGCCGCTCACCACAGCAGGCGTTTCGCTGTTCACAAAGCCGCTGTACGTATAGGTCAACGCAGGAAGCGACTGCCCGTGTGTAATCGTGAAGCTATTCGCGGTCACTTTAAGCACCGCAGGATAGATGATGAATGACTGTGTCGCCGATGCAGCGCTGTAAGTGCCGTTCCCCGGAGCCGACGCTGTTATTTTGCAAACACCAACGCCGATGATCTTGCCGCTCGTCGTGCACGGACCTGATGCCGCGAAGCTGACTTGAAGCCCGGAGGATGACGATGCGCTCAACAAGAACGAATTGCCATACTGCGAGTTCTGTAAGGGCGCAAAGGTGATCGTTTGTGCCGATGTATTGGATCCTGCCGGCAGAATCATGAATGTTCCCGACACAGAATTGGCTGCATTGAAGACATCTGTGCCCGGTTGCGAGGCGGTGATCGTGCAACTTCCCGTGTTGTTGAGTGCGACCGTTGCCGAGGAGACGCCGCCGCTTGCGATTGGCGTGACGGACTGGTTGACGATGGCGCAAGGTCCCGCCGCATTGAAACTCACCTGCAACCCATTCGGATTGCCTCCCGACATCGAGGTAGCCGTGACGATGGTTTGTGTTGCCGAGAGAACAACAGAACTCGGCAGAGGACCGATGTTAATGGTCTGATCGTTCTTCAGCACCGCCGGGGGTGACGGTGGGCTCTGGCGTTGCGTCGGATCCAGTGTTACCGGCGCGAGCGTCGTCGAAATCGTGTAGACCACGGTCTGCGAAGTCAGGTCCGGATTGGTGTCGATAAACTCCGTCGCCGGCGGGTTGCCGCTGACACTGCCAATTGCGATAGGAGTCGCGCCATTAGAACTGCGATAGATCGTGTAGGTCTGGACCACGCCAAACACTGGCGCATTCCAGTCGACTCTTACGCCTTGGGATATGGGTGTCTCAGTGGGAGCAGATGGTGGCCGGACGACAGAGTTGGCCGTTTCGTAGGTCAGCTCGGTTGAGAGTGTGCCGCCGCTGCCGAGCGTAACGTTGCCGCCACTGCCAAGCGCGATGGTTCCACCACTGCCAAGCGTTACGTTGCCGCCGCTGCCCAACGCAACAACTCCGCCACTGCCCAGAGTCACATTGCCGCCGCTGCCAAGAGTGACAGTTCCGCCGCTGCCAAGAGTGATCGTGCCGCCACTGCCGAGCGTCACATTGCCGCCACTGCCGAGCGTCACATTGCCGCCGCTGCCCAGTGCAACGATACCGCCACTGCTGCCGAATGTGTACGAACCTCCGGCTGCGATCACGACCGGACTTCCACCGCTCGGCGTGACCGTGCCGCCACTGCCCAACGTCACTGTTCCGCCGCTGCCAAGGGTGACGTTGCCGCCGCTGCCAAGTGTGATGGTGCCACCGCTGCCAAGCGTGACGTTGCCGCCACTGCCAAGCGTCACATTGCCACCACTCCCAAGCGTCACCGTTCCGCCGCTACCAAGGGTCACGTTTCCGCCACTTCCAAGAGTGACGTTCCCGCCGCTGCCGGAAAGATCGCCGCCGCTGCCAAGCGTGACTGTGCCGCCGCTGCCCAACGTGACATTGCCACCGCTGCCAAGCGTGACTGTGCCGCCGCTGCCCAACGCGATCGTTCCGCCGCTTCCCAACGTGACGTTCCCGCCGCTGCCTAGCGCAACCGTTCCGCCGCTGCCAAGCGCGATGGTTCCACCGCTGCCAAGAGTGACGTTGCCGCCGCTGCCTAGCGTCACATTTCCACCGCTGCCGAGAGCGATAGTTCCACCGCTGCCCAGCGTCACGTTGCCACCGCTGCCTAGCGTGACATTGCCACCGCTGCCCAGCGTGATGGTGCCACCCGCGCTGTCGAGGGTGTAAGAGCCGCCAGTCGAAGGAATCGTGACCGTGCCGCCACCGTTTCCGAGAGCAATCGTCCCGCCACTTCCCAATGTGACCGTGCCACCGCTACCCAAAATGACGTTGCCGCCGCTGCCCAGGGTGATGGTGCCACCGCTGCCCAGCGTTACATTGCCACCACTGCCCAAAGTCACAATTCCGCTGCTGCCTGGGGTTACAACACCACCGCTGCCCAGCGTTACATTGCCGCCGCTTCCTAGCGTGACGTTGCCACCACTGCCCAGGGTGATTGTCCCTCCGCTGCCCAGAGTCACGTTGCCGCCGCTGCCAAGAGTCACGGTGCCACCGCTGCCTAAAGCAACCGTGCCACCGCTACCGAGAACCACATTTCCACCGGCGCCGATGTTCAACGGAGCGGCAGAGGATCCGAATGAAAGCACGCTCGCCAACGACGCGAATTCTCCACCCGTTGCGCCGACCTGACGCAGGTCCATGTTTGTGAGGTCGTTGAAACCGCGCATCTGGGCATTCAGTTGGCCATCGAAGTTGATGTCCTGACCGTTCGACCACGGCGGCGTTATGGGTGCAATGGACGCATCAACACGATAGGAGGAGTCGCCAGCGAGAGGCGTTCCGTCGCAGTGCCGCGTCGCGGGACTGGCCGAAATCCCTGGAGCGACAGGAACATACCACGCCGACGTTGGGAATGTTGCCGCTGCGCTTGAGACATCAGTGAGCTGAGAAATCGAACCCGCCGAACTCTCGTTCAGAGTGGTCAGAGTCTGGTTTGAAAACGCGACGGCCTGACTCGGCCCGACCAGATCGAGTTGGAAGAGATAATTCATCACGCTCTGATAATTCGGCTTGCAATTAGCCTCGAACGTAGGAACGTAATTGCCGATAGCGCCGTCGTAGTAGAGCCCACCGTGACTCAAGCCGAGTGTGTGGCCAATCTCATGGAACAACGTACCCGCGATCACATTGGCCTTCTTGCTCATATCCTGATTCGGAGCTGTGAGCCACAGGCCCAGCGTGACAGCTGAATCAGCGCCGCCGAGATCCGAATAGCCGGAGATGCTTGTAATCGTGCCGGAAGTGAGTCCGATTACCGGTTCAGGCAATGAGTTATTCGGATAACTCCAGTTGGGAACACCAGGAGTATTCAAGCTGATGGTTTTCGAATCAGCACAGCCTGTCGTGTTGTAGACACCGTTGAGGCTCGGATTCCCCAACACGCCGGAGATCGTGACACGACTCGGGCATTGATTAATTCCGGTGCCTCGGTCGGCGGTGCTTATCGTTGTCACGCCGCTTGCCACTTGAATCGACGTCAATGTTCCATAGCGCGTGTTCCATGCTGGAACTGCCAACGAATGGCCGAACAGAACGTAGTGATAGCTATCCTTTTGTCCGTACGCGAAACGTGTGGTGCAATCGCCGCCTGTAACGCATGAGGCAAGATTGCGCGGCCACAACTTTGAGATCTCCAAGCTATTCTTCCAGCCGATCACTCCCGGCTGGCTGGGGAACTGGCACAATGGCTGCCCCGGAGCATCCGTGCAGGTATCCTCGGGCACAGCATTTCCGATTTGCAGATGCAATTGCACGCCGCTCGCAGCGAATGCCTGCTGCACCATCGCCAGTGGATCATTCCCACTGATGTCGGGCGAGGGGAATAGATTCTCCAGTCCTGGTCCGGAAGCGCACGAACCGTCAGGATTCACAGTAGTGCACATGTAGTCGAGTTGAACGAACAGATCTTTTTCGCCGTGTTTTGCTCCCGGCAACGGCACCCACGATCCACTCTTGACGTCGTAGTACCCCGGCTGTCCCGCATGGAAATCACCCGCAGCTGGGCCGGCTTTCCATGCATCGAGAATTCCGTCGTTGTCGCTGTTGTTCACAAGAGTGCTGAGAATTACAGCTTCATAAGCGCTGCCGGTATTCAACGTCGCGTTGAACTGGTTCGCCTGTCCAAGCGTCACCGAATTAACGCTGTTGTTCCACGTTCCACCGCTCGCGAAGATGTTCGTATTCTTGCCGGCTCCGTTCGCTCCGCCGACGGCGTCATAGAACCCCTGCACAACCTGCATTCCAGCGGTCGTTGGCACGGCAGAGCCGTCGTATATGACCACTGACTTCAGTGGGAAATTCGGGGAGAGCACGCGGTAGATCACGACCAGACTTGCACCTTCTGTAACCGGCAATGCACTTCCCCCGCCATCAGGCAAAGAGACACTGTGCGTACCCGAGGCATAGCGCACGCCATTCGCCTGCGCAGCAAAATAAAGGTTCACGTCAGCGCGATACATACGCAGCGTGCCCGTAAGCACTCCATCTGTATAGTTCGGGATGTCGGTGCCTATTTGCTGGCCGGTGATGGAGTATCCGCGGAAGGTTCCGTTGGCAGACGAAGGTGACGCTGTATTCTCGATCGTCTCCCAATACAGGAAAGCATCAATGATGTCGGCGCCGTCTGGAACACCCTGGCCCCCACTGGTGATGGTGATATTTCCCGTAGCAACGCCGCCGATGCCGGTTCCGCGCAGCGTGACGCCCGCAGAGGCGTAGTCGCCGGTGACGAAGTAGTTGTTCTCGAGCAGAAGCGGGTTCGGTGAGGGTGGTTGCGGCTGTCCCGTTGAAACGAGCAAATTGACTGCTGATCCGACGCTGACTTGAGTGCCGGCTGCGGGGGTTTCGCTGATCACACTGCCCGAAGGCACGGTGTCGCTGGATTGAGTCGTGACTGTTCCCAGCACCAGGCCCGCTCCGGAGATAGGCGTCGCCGCCGCTGTCTGCGTCTGCCCGACCACATCCGGCACGACCACCATGCTGACACCCTGGGTGGTTTGGCCAGTACCGCTCAAGTTGATGGTTTGTGCAACCGGAGGGTTGCCGTTCAGAGTGTTGTCTGTGAAGACCGCAGTACCCGTGAAATAGGTAGCGGAGGGTGGCGTAAAGCTGAAGCTCTCATTGCAGACTGCACCTGGAGCCAGGGGAAATTGACTCGCGCAATCGGTGCTGTTGTTCTGGGTGAAACCACCACCGAGGTTCAAGGCCAGTGAACCCGTCAGCGACTGGTTGCCAATATTCTGAATTGAAACCAACTGCGGGCTATCTGTGCTGGTGCTGTCCACTTTTGTCGTGGCGAAGCTGAATGAAGGCGTCTGCGACCGGCTGATTTTGACGACCTGGTTTCCCGTCTCTTCAGGAATGAAGATATCGCCACTCGCATCCACTGCGATTCCGAATGCAAGCAGATTGCTGATCGTGATCTGGCAGGCGCTGTTATTGCAGCCGGCTGGTACCTCGACTACCTTGGGCGCTTCATCTGCGACGTAGATGTTCCCCGCCGCATCTACTGCCACCGCTTCTGGTTGAACCCATCCAGTTCCCACCGAGATCTGGCAACTGCTGCTTGCGCAACCCGAGGGAATCTCCACTACTTTTGCAAGACCAAAATCCGCGATGAAAAGATCGCCCTTGGCGTCCGCCGCTAAACCGATCGGATTGGAACCCGGCGGGTTGTATACGACGCTCGGAGCGCCGCCGTTGGCTGGAACTTTGACGACTTCACCGTTGAAACTGGCAGCGAATACATCGCCCAGTCCATCGACAGCGACTCCCAATTGTGCGCCCGGCGGATTACCAGTAAGGTTTTTCTGACAACTGGCATTCGTGCAGCCAGCCGGAACCTCGACCACCGTATTCAAGTTGTTATCTGCGATGAAGAGATC
It encodes:
- a CDS encoding NADH-quinone oxidoreductase subunit C: MNSIEDLAAELKVNDVFTDNSGVKWFTTGNLDIRELVILLGQEGARFITITATELPMNQGFCLEYLWDLNGKLLGFPFYPTCNTMPSIYDICEAADWIEREIHEEFSIEFTGRVYEPLLLRENDHTGVNLHEVAK
- a CDS encoding nickel-dependent hydrogenase large subunit, whose protein sequence is MSYKLPMGPFHPGLEEPYKLEMICEGETICDAKLHIGFNFRGIEHLAETRNYIQLIALMERVCGICSFIHTLTLCQALENLTGLEPPPRALYIRVIMAELERLHSHVLWAGIAAKLMGFKTLFMACFAYREKVMDMLQTISGNRVNYSMNRIGGVNRDIVDPDTVLKMVNLLEGEIARELVPVFTSSYTAKSRCAGIGILTREKAKSCGVVGPTARASGLPQDLRRAAPYAAYSEMEFEVPVETAGDVQARLLVRAHEILQSCRILRQAIAKLPPGEFARSEAKLTFETSTAVSRVEAPRGEVVYSVSWKETSRTPSRVHVRTPTYVNMPAVRWMVLGARVADAPLIQASIDPCYSCTDR
- a CDS encoding protein kinase codes for the protein MSDSTRSDKKPVPNQPGPPGIGTPFAGESSPGNIPSQENPPQFDPNATIIDTTSRFDPAAQFVDADATIIDFQVKKPDANATVPPVNFVRPSPSPRSPSPGTIANSKASAAETMLGELLGGRYQLLQLLGEGGMGAVYKARDLELEREVALKVIKPEMADHPEILQRFKQELILARQVTDRNVIRIFDIGEAGGIKFITMEYLEGENLNQILSARGKLEITEAVGIMEQVACGLAAAHREGIIHRDLKPGNIMRDKSGRVVVMDFGLARTFSGDGMTRAGAMLGTIEYMSPEQAQGMELKASSDIFTFGLILYELLAGVTPFYAESAIASLLKRTQQRAVPLAEVDKHIPGKLSNIVSKCLEKDPANRYQNAEELDADLRAWQGRGGGNKVSASSAQLRLNRIRELPWPRLAIAGILILAIAAGIAWYVIERQPSARLLAHAPVSVLVGDFANHTGDPVLDNTLEPMLGVALEGASFINSYSRGDARKQAGKLPNPSDKLDEQSARLVAVNQGVNAVITGDISLRGDQYEISAVALDAVSGKVLAKAEVTVADKQQILSDLPKVAAPLRQALGDTTAPSVQFGEVSGGFTAASLEAVHQDALGVDEQFAGKFQEAFDSFQKAAELDPKFARAYTGMAAMAQNLGRPGDAVKYMNLAMEHVDRMTERERYRNRGLYYLTTGDWQKCVQEYSQLVTHYPADRVGQNNLASCYTQVRNAPKALEAAQHAVEIVPKGVGPRLNLAFISAFAGDFAASEKQARTALDISPSAAQGYLALAEAQLGQGQVEKAADTYHQLEKSGPLGASTANAGLADLAAYQGKYEEASRLLTQGATADLAAKMSDNAARKYAALANMDELQGHHATALSEVASALANSQSTQIEFLAASIDVDAGDLPKAQKLATSLSSALTSESQAYGKIVAGLIALKRKDPNEAVKQITAANNLLDTWIGRFDLGRAYLEAGAFTEADSEFDQCAKRRGEAIELFMDNVPTYSYFPAVYYYQGRVREGMKSEGFADFYKTYLSIRGQSLDDPLVQEIHRRIGK